The following proteins come from a genomic window of Streptomyces sp. GS7:
- the ureG gene encoding urease accessory protein UreG produces the protein MHRDHDETFPERRTYSAADPVGPDGRRRALRIGLGGPVGSGKTATVAALCRVLRDELSIAVVTNDIYTREDAEFLLREAVLPAERIAAVETGACPHTAIRDDISANLEAVEDLEQTVGPLDLVLVESGGDNLTATFSKGLVDAQIFVIDVAGGDDIPRKGGPGVTTADLLVINKTDLAPYVGSDLDGMARDAKAQRGDLPVAFTALKQADGIKPVADWVRDRLTDWSAGPA, from the coding sequence ATGCACCGCGACCACGACGAGACGTTCCCCGAGCGCCGCACCTACAGCGCCGCCGATCCCGTAGGGCCCGACGGGCGCCGGCGTGCCCTGCGTATCGGCCTGGGCGGGCCGGTCGGCTCGGGCAAGACCGCCACCGTCGCCGCGCTGTGCCGCGTACTGCGCGACGAGCTGTCCATCGCCGTGGTCACCAACGACATCTACACCCGCGAGGACGCCGAATTCCTGCTCCGCGAAGCCGTCCTGCCCGCCGAGCGGATCGCCGCCGTGGAGACCGGTGCCTGCCCGCACACCGCCATCCGCGACGACATCTCCGCCAACCTGGAGGCCGTAGAGGACCTGGAACAGACGGTGGGACCGCTCGACCTGGTGCTGGTGGAGTCCGGGGGCGACAACCTGACCGCGACGTTCTCCAAGGGCCTGGTCGACGCGCAGATCTTCGTCATCGACGTGGCCGGCGGCGACGACATCCCGCGCAAGGGCGGCCCCGGCGTCACCACCGCCGACCTGCTCGTCATCAACAAGACCGACCTCGCCCCCTACGTCGGATCCGACCTCGACGGCATGGCCCGCGACGCCAAGGCCCAACGCGGCGACCTCCCCGTCGCCTTCACCGCCCTCAAGCAGGCCGACGGCATCAAGCCGGTCGCCGACTGGGTCCGCGACCGCCTCACCGACTGGAGCGCGGGCCCCGCATGA
- a CDS encoding chaplin: MNTAKKAAMVLMAAGIATGVSTGAALASSGAKGAAVKSPGFASGNLLQMPIHMPINICGNTVNVVGVLNPAFGNTCINSDVHPVHHEEEHHHRHHHEDEDED, encoded by the coding sequence GTGAACACTGCCAAGAAGGCTGCCATGGTCCTTATGGCGGCCGGCATCGCGACGGGAGTGTCGACAGGCGCGGCTTTGGCGAGCAGCGGTGCGAAGGGCGCCGCCGTCAAGTCACCCGGCTTCGCCTCGGGCAACCTGCTCCAGATGCCGATCCACATGCCGATCAACATCTGCGGCAACACGGTCAACGTGGTCGGCGTCCTCAACCCCGCCTTCGGGAACACCTGCATCAACTCCGACGTGCACCCGGTCCACCACGAAGAGGAGCACCACCACCGCCACCACCACGAGGACGAGGACGAGGACTGA
- a CDS encoding cytochrome P450, with protein MSQTSHVTERQPVARTCPFDPPAEYRTLRDEAPVAEVTLPDGATGWLVSRYADVRSVLSDPRFSARRRQLRTGDPAAAGTPAPPPPPGMFILMDAPEHTRFRRLLTGQFTVRRMRQLAPAVERMVSEHLDAMAAAGGPVDLVQDFALPIPSLVICELLGVPYADREEFQRNSATLIRLDAGPEEVQQAQAAMNAYFRRLAADKRAEPRDDILSGLVQSGELTDEELAGVGGLLLLAGHETTANMIALSTMCLLRNPGQLAALRADPSLMDGAVEELLRYLSVVQYGVRRTALEDVELDGRLIKAGSMVVAVLSSGNRDADQFPDEPDQLDVSRSSRSHLAFGHGIHQCLGQQLARVEMKAALSALFARFPDLRLAVPVEQVPMRDDMLVYGVHELPVTW; from the coding sequence GTGAGCCAGACGTCACACGTCACCGAGAGGCAGCCGGTGGCACGGACCTGCCCGTTCGACCCGCCCGCGGAGTACCGCACGCTGCGGGACGAGGCCCCGGTCGCCGAGGTGACCCTGCCCGACGGCGCGACCGGGTGGCTGGTCAGCCGGTACGCGGACGTACGGTCGGTGCTGTCCGACCCGCGGTTCAGCGCCCGCCGGCGGCAGCTGCGGACCGGCGACCCCGCGGCGGCGGGCACGCCGGCGCCGCCGCCCCCGCCGGGGATGTTCATCCTGATGGACGCGCCGGAGCACACCCGGTTCCGCCGGCTGCTCACCGGGCAGTTCACGGTGCGCCGGATGCGGCAGCTGGCCCCCGCCGTGGAGCGGATGGTGTCCGAGCACCTGGACGCGATGGCCGCCGCCGGGGGCCCGGTCGACCTGGTCCAGGACTTCGCGCTGCCGATCCCGTCCCTGGTGATCTGCGAGCTGCTCGGGGTGCCGTACGCGGACCGGGAGGAGTTCCAGCGGAACTCGGCCACGCTGATCCGGCTGGACGCGGGCCCCGAGGAGGTGCAGCAGGCCCAGGCGGCGATGAACGCGTACTTCCGCCGGCTGGCGGCCGACAAGCGGGCCGAGCCCCGTGACGACATCCTCAGCGGGCTGGTGCAGTCGGGCGAGCTGACGGACGAGGAACTGGCCGGTGTCGGCGGGCTGTTGCTGCTCGCCGGACACGAGACGACCGCCAACATGATCGCGCTGAGCACCATGTGCCTGCTGCGCAACCCCGGGCAGCTGGCCGCCCTGCGCGCCGACCCGTCCCTGATGGACGGCGCCGTCGAGGAGCTGCTGCGCTATCTCAGCGTCGTCCAGTACGGGGTGCGCCGCACCGCGCTGGAGGACGTGGAACTGGACGGCCGGCTGATCAAGGCGGGCAGCATGGTGGTCGCCGTGCTGTCGTCCGGCAACCGCGATGCGGACCAGTTCCCCGACGAGCCCGACCAGTTGGACGTCAGCCGGTCGAGCCGGTCGCACCTCGCCTTCGGGCACGGCATCCACCAGTGCCTGGGGCAGCAGCTGGCGCGGGTGGAGATGAAGGCCGCGCTGTCCGCGCTGTTCGCACGGTTCCCGGACCTGCGGCTGGCGGTGCCGGTGGAGCAGGTGCCGATGCGCGACGACATGCTCGTCTACGGCGTCCACGAGCTGCCGGTGACCTGGTGA
- a CDS encoding helix-turn-helix transcriptional regulator produces MNRTDRLYALVEELRAASPRPRSARWLAGRFEVSVRTIERDLQALQQSGVPVYAEQGRTGGYVLDRERTLPPLNITPAQATALAVGLHALGGTPFAADARDALRKVRAVMPERERAAADEFAARVQLLVSPSPSPEVSRVLRDAVSDRRVLRLVYADARGATTDRLVEPLGFLGGERWYLIAWCRLRDAVRGFRLDRIQEAHRLDETAPPRLVDLAELDTFGHEKTGLSEVVKSG; encoded by the coding sequence GTGAACCGTACGGACAGGTTGTACGCGCTGGTCGAGGAGTTGCGGGCCGCCTCACCCCGGCCGCGCAGTGCCCGGTGGCTCGCCGGGCGCTTCGAGGTGAGCGTGCGCACCATCGAGCGTGACCTCCAGGCGCTCCAGCAGTCCGGTGTGCCGGTCTACGCGGAGCAGGGACGCACCGGCGGCTACGTCCTGGACAGGGAACGCACCCTGCCGCCGCTGAACATCACCCCGGCACAGGCCACCGCACTGGCCGTCGGACTGCACGCCCTCGGCGGAACCCCCTTCGCCGCGGACGCCCGCGACGCCCTGCGCAAGGTGCGGGCCGTGATGCCGGAACGGGAGCGGGCGGCGGCGGACGAGTTCGCCGCGCGGGTGCAGCTCCTGGTGTCGCCGTCGCCGTCACCCGAGGTCTCGCGCGTACTGCGGGACGCCGTGTCCGACCGTCGCGTGCTGCGGCTGGTCTACGCGGACGCACGGGGCGCGACGACCGACCGGCTGGTCGAGCCGTTGGGGTTCCTCGGTGGTGAGCGGTGGTACCTGATCGCCTGGTGCAGGCTGCGGGACGCCGTCCGCGGTTTCCGGCTCGACCGGATCCAGGAGGCGCACCGGCTCGACGAGACCGCACCGCCGCGGCTGGTCGACCTCGCGGAACTGGACACCTTCGGCCACGAGAAGACCGGGCTGAGCGAGGTCGTGAAGTCCGGTTAA
- a CDS encoding urease accessory protein UreF produces the protein MSRAALLVLADGRFPAGGHAHSGGAEPAVAAGRIQDPHSLEDFCRGRLHTAGLVAAALAAAAAAGHDPLLLDEAADARTPVQALRTTARKLGRQMMRAARATWPSAELDALATARPQGAHQPVVLGLVARSAGLTPLDAAYAAAYEAVSGPATAAVRLLSLDPFHATAVLAHLAPDLDRTATAATAAAARIPDEGFDALPAASAPLLDITAQQHATWPTRLFAS, from the coding sequence ATGAGTCGTGCCGCACTGCTCGTCCTGGCCGATGGCCGGTTCCCCGCCGGAGGGCACGCGCACTCCGGCGGGGCCGAACCCGCCGTGGCAGCGGGCCGTATCCAGGACCCGCACTCACTGGAGGACTTCTGCCGGGGGCGACTGCACACCGCGGGCCTGGTGGCTGCGGCGCTCGCCGCCGCAGCCGCCGCGGGCCATGACCCACTGCTGCTTGACGAGGCCGCCGACGCCCGCACACCCGTCCAGGCGCTACGGACCACCGCGCGCAAGCTGGGACGGCAGATGATGCGGGCCGCCCGCGCGACCTGGCCATCGGCCGAGCTGGACGCACTGGCCACGGCCCGGCCACAGGGCGCGCACCAGCCGGTGGTACTCGGGCTGGTTGCGCGGTCCGCCGGGCTGACCCCGTTGGATGCCGCGTACGCGGCGGCGTACGAAGCGGTCAGCGGGCCGGCCACGGCCGCGGTCCGGCTGCTGAGCCTGGACCCCTTCCACGCCACCGCCGTCCTCGCCCACCTCGCCCCCGACCTCGACCGGACCGCCACCGCGGCGACTGCGGCCGCCGCGCGCATTCCCGACGAAGGGTTCGACGCGCTTCCCGCCGCCTCCGCGCCGCTGCTCGACATCACCGCTCAGCAGCACGCCACTTGGCCGACACGCCTCTTCGCCTCCTGA
- a CDS encoding sensor histidine kinase — MSDRTGRPGARPWTADPVGAGLCFVLSSPVAVITAYYHRTPAAWYLGGLALACLPLLVRSRWPFQVVAATLAANIAQLALVSFPGPSPAATAVALYTVAVRSERRTAWRIGGGAGALLLAVSVIRRPSLDNLWQYLAVLIGIGLAAASGDAVRSSRRLLAAAVERAERAEHTREAEARRRVTEERLRIARELHDVVAHHITLVNAQAGVAHHLMRSDPDHAYQALERIRDTSRTALDELRTTVGLLRHGESPDAPREPAPGLAGLDALLASFRHSGLDVTLERTGHPAEPASITGLAAYRIIQEALTNTRKHAGPVAARVRLDFRTDVLRLTVEDDGRAGTGAQPGPGAGTGHGMIGMYERAKAAGGTLSAGPRPDGGFRLHAELPLHTGRKG, encoded by the coding sequence TTGAGCGACCGGACCGGGCGGCCGGGGGCCCGGCCCTGGACGGCGGATCCGGTGGGCGCGGGGCTCTGCTTCGTGCTGTCGAGTCCGGTGGCGGTGATCACCGCGTACTACCACCGGACGCCGGCCGCCTGGTACCTCGGCGGCCTGGCGCTGGCCTGCCTGCCGCTGCTGGTCCGCAGCCGGTGGCCGTTCCAGGTGGTCGCGGCGACCCTGGCCGCCAACATCGCCCAGCTCGCCCTGGTCTCCTTCCCCGGCCCGTCGCCCGCCGCCACCGCGGTCGCGCTCTACACGGTGGCGGTGCGCAGCGAGCGGCGGACGGCGTGGCGCATCGGCGGGGGCGCCGGCGCGCTGCTGCTCGCCGTATCGGTGATCCGGCGGCCGAGCCTGGACAACCTCTGGCAGTACCTGGCGGTGCTCATCGGCATCGGCCTGGCGGCGGCCAGCGGCGACGCCGTGCGCAGCAGCCGCCGGCTGCTCGCCGCCGCGGTGGAACGCGCCGAGCGCGCCGAGCACACGCGGGAGGCGGAGGCCCGCCGCCGGGTCACCGAGGAGCGGCTGCGCATCGCCCGGGAGCTGCACGACGTCGTCGCCCACCACATCACCCTGGTCAACGCCCAGGCGGGCGTGGCCCACCACCTGATGCGGTCCGACCCCGACCACGCCTACCAGGCGCTGGAGCGCATCCGGGACACCAGCCGGACGGCGCTGGACGAACTGCGCACCACCGTGGGGCTGCTGCGGCACGGCGAGTCCCCGGACGCGCCCCGTGAGCCCGCACCCGGCCTCGCCGGCCTCGACGCGCTGCTGGCCTCGTTCCGGCACAGCGGGCTCGACGTCACCCTGGAGCGCACCGGCCACCCCGCCGAGCCGGCGTCGATCACCGGCCTGGCGGCCTACCGGATCATCCAGGAAGCACTCACCAACACCCGCAAGCACGCCGGCCCCGTGGCGGCGCGGGTCCGCCTGGACTTCCGCACCGACGTCCTGCGCCTCACCGTCGAGGACGACGGCCGGGCCGGGACCGGTGCGCAGCCCGGCCCCGGCGCCGGGACCGGGCACGGGATGATCGGCATGTACGAGCGCGCCAAGGCCGCCGGCGGCACCCTCAGCGCGGGGCCGCGCCCCGACGGGGGCTTCCGTCTCCACGCCGAACTGCCGCTGCACACCGGCCGAAAGGGCTGA
- a CDS encoding nuclear transport factor 2 family protein, whose protein sequence is MTTHAPATDLTRDHAVTLFDQWTAIWNGELALASRILTPAFRIRFGGAATADADAFRGPDDIAAYIGAFRDRFPAPGLRYAVDGAPVVDTGTGCAVARWTVDVPDAEGSVVTKSGIDMFAIDGGRIAEVWSITGARRFAP, encoded by the coding sequence ATGACCACGCACGCCCCGGCGACCGACCTGACCCGCGACCACGCCGTCACCCTGTTCGACCAGTGGACGGCCATCTGGAACGGCGAACTCGCGCTCGCCTCGCGGATTCTCACCCCGGCGTTCCGCATCCGCTTCGGAGGCGCCGCCACCGCCGACGCCGATGCCTTCCGCGGCCCGGACGACATCGCCGCCTACATCGGCGCGTTCCGTGACCGCTTCCCCGCTCCCGGCCTGCGCTACGCCGTCGACGGCGCCCCCGTCGTGGACACCGGGACCGGATGCGCCGTCGCCCGGTGGACCGTCGATGTGCCGGACGCCGAGGGGTCCGTGGTCACCAAGAGCGGCATCGACATGTTCGCGATCGACGGCGGCCGGATCGCCGAGGTGTGGTCGATCACGGGCGCGCGTCGCTTCGCGCCGTGA
- a CDS encoding ferredoxin, translating into MKVTIDEDRCVGAGQCVLAAEDVFDQRDEDGIVVLLDPAPSDARLVEVEEAAASCPALAITVER; encoded by the coding sequence GTGAAGGTCACGATCGACGAGGACAGGTGCGTCGGCGCCGGGCAGTGCGTGCTGGCGGCCGAGGACGTCTTCGACCAGCGCGACGAGGACGGCATCGTCGTCCTGCTCGACCCCGCCCCGTCCGACGCGCGGCTGGTCGAGGTCGAGGAGGCCGCCGCCAGCTGCCCGGCGCTCGCCATCACGGTGGAGAGGTAG
- a CDS encoding sensor histidine kinase, with protein MKSVERADARAWVRALWRRLAEPGQWSPRRVAGECVLAVVLALLALGTEALGGHGGLRMALVAGAVATASLLRRALPEAMLIVAGALGGGTDGGDLLLIVVAWSAGRRVGGVLRATVSLCASFAVYEALDLRPWSEAAPGTALFTAVGFLVFAVVPGLASRYWAQRRTLLRTLQERNLQLLRERQMIAGQARMRERQRIAQDMHDSLGHQLALITVHTGALEVDQELTGRQREAVGVLREASVAAMHELRAVVGILSDGTPEDAEPAAKGVAGIRSLVESAAAAGTPVRLEESGEPRPLAPTADHAGYRVAQEGLTNAYKHAPGAPITVSLRYEPDSLVVDVGNGPVPQAGVGHRAAVSGGQGLTGLGERARLVGGMLYAGSTEDGGFRLAGVFPYGAGNGHGPGDTHGPGNARTTSDGAVDDFWRQNGDGPLGEGEPVIDQLDPREELKSIMSAKKRSNGCLIIGGTALLMLVGLVVAGLFGVGTVVREAEKGAIDPQLYAGVKVGEPEAQVRHTLPSGNSFLTSGTRSKLPAEPAGSTCLLFLSTADEDDPAADTVYRFCFKDGKLADKREFHVKS; from the coding sequence GTGAAGAGCGTGGAACGGGCGGATGCCAGGGCGTGGGTCCGTGCCCTGTGGCGGCGCCTGGCCGAGCCGGGCCAGTGGTCCCCGCGGCGGGTGGCCGGGGAATGCGTGCTGGCTGTCGTGCTGGCGCTGCTCGCGCTGGGTACGGAGGCGCTGGGCGGGCACGGCGGGCTGCGGATGGCGCTCGTCGCGGGGGCCGTCGCGACGGCGTCCCTGCTCCGGCGTGCCCTGCCGGAGGCCATGCTGATCGTCGCGGGTGCCCTGGGCGGCGGAACCGACGGCGGCGACCTGCTGCTGATCGTGGTGGCCTGGTCCGCGGGGCGCAGGGTCGGCGGGGTGCTGCGGGCGACGGTGTCCCTCTGCGCGTCCTTCGCCGTCTACGAGGCGCTCGATCTGCGGCCGTGGTCCGAGGCGGCTCCGGGGACGGCGCTGTTCACGGCCGTGGGTTTCCTGGTGTTCGCGGTGGTTCCGGGGCTGGCCAGCCGTTACTGGGCCCAGCGGCGCACCCTGCTGCGGACGCTTCAGGAGCGCAACCTCCAGTTGCTCCGCGAGCGGCAGATGATCGCCGGTCAGGCGCGGATGCGGGAGCGGCAGCGCATCGCGCAGGACATGCACGACAGCCTCGGGCACCAACTGGCCCTCATCACCGTGCACACCGGCGCCCTTGAGGTGGACCAGGAGCTGACCGGGCGGCAGCGGGAGGCGGTCGGAGTGCTGCGCGAGGCGTCGGTGGCGGCCATGCACGAACTGAGGGCGGTCGTCGGCATCCTCAGCGACGGCACCCCGGAGGATGCGGAACCCGCCGCCAAGGGGGTGGCCGGCATCCGGAGCCTCGTCGAGTCGGCGGCGGCCGCCGGTACGCCGGTACGCCTGGAGGAATCCGGGGAGCCCCGTCCGCTCGCGCCGACCGCCGACCACGCCGGGTATCGCGTCGCCCAGGAGGGGCTGACCAACGCGTACAAGCACGCACCGGGTGCGCCGATCACGGTCAGCCTGCGCTACGAGCCGGACTCCCTGGTGGTGGATGTGGGCAACGGGCCGGTACCGCAGGCCGGCGTCGGGCACCGGGCCGCGGTCAGCGGCGGGCAGGGGCTGACCGGTCTGGGGGAGCGGGCCCGGCTGGTCGGCGGAATGCTGTACGCCGGCTCGACGGAGGACGGCGGCTTCCGGCTCGCGGGCGTCTTCCCGTACGGAGCGGGGAACGGCCACGGTCCGGGCGACACGCACGGTCCGGGGAACGCACGGACGACTTCCGACGGCGCGGTGGACGACTTTTGGCGGCAGAACGGCGACGGGCCGCTCGGCGAGGGTGAACCGGTCATCGACCAGCTCGACCCACGCGAGGAGCTCAAGAGCATCATGAGTGCGAAGAAGCGGAGCAACGGCTGCCTGATCATCGGCGGGACCGCCCTGCTCATGCTGGTGGGGCTCGTGGTCGCCGGCCTCTTCGGGGTCGGCACGGTGGTCCGCGAGGCCGAGAAGGGGGCGATCGACCCGCAGCTCTACGCCGGTGTGAAGGTGGGCGAGCCCGAGGCGCAGGTACGGCACACACTGCCCTCCGGCAATTCCTTCCTCACGTCCGGCACCAGGAGCAAGCTGCCGGCCGAACCGGCCGGTTCGACATGCCTGCTGTTCCTGTCCACCGCAGACGAGGACGACCCCGCCGCCGACACGGTTTACCGTTTCTGCTTCAAGGACGGCAAACTGGCCGACAAGCGGGAGTTCCACGTCAAGAGCTGA
- a CDS encoding response regulator, with protein MTIRVLLADDQALLRGTFRMLIDSTPGMEVVAEAATGREAVALARSRRADLVLMDIRMPDLDGITATGLITADEDLAGVKVLVLTTFENEEYVAEALRAGASGFLGKGINPGELLDAIRLVAAGDALLSPHATKALIARFLAQPAPRSRTAPPGLATLTPREEEVVTLVAAGLSNDEIAELLFVTPLTAKTHVNRAMAKLGARDRAQLVVLAYRTGLAHPDDPDPRERP; from the coding sequence ATGACCATCCGCGTCCTGCTCGCCGACGACCAGGCGCTGCTGCGCGGCACCTTCCGGATGCTCATCGACTCCACCCCCGGCATGGAGGTCGTCGCCGAGGCGGCCACCGGGCGCGAGGCCGTGGCGCTCGCCCGCAGCCGGCGCGCCGACCTCGTGCTGATGGACATCCGGATGCCCGACCTCGACGGGATCACCGCGACCGGGCTGATCACCGCCGACGAGGACCTCGCGGGCGTGAAGGTCCTGGTCCTGACCACCTTCGAGAACGAGGAGTACGTCGCCGAGGCGCTCCGCGCCGGTGCCAGCGGCTTCCTCGGCAAGGGCATCAACCCCGGTGAACTCCTGGACGCCATCCGGCTCGTCGCGGCCGGCGACGCCCTGCTGTCACCGCACGCCACCAAGGCCCTGATCGCCCGCTTCCTCGCCCAGCCGGCCCCGCGCAGCCGTACCGCGCCACCGGGGCTCGCCACGCTCACGCCGCGGGAGGAAGAGGTCGTCACCCTGGTCGCCGCGGGGCTGTCCAACGACGAGATCGCCGAGCTGCTCTTCGTCACGCCGCTCACCGCCAAGACCCATGTCAACCGCGCGATGGCCAAGCTCGGCGCCCGCGACCGGGCGCAACTCGTGGTCCTCGCCTACCGGACCGGGCTGGCCCACCCGGACGACCCGGACCCGCGGGAGCGCCCCTAG
- a CDS encoding urease accessory protein UreD, whose product MTLTAPTHPKTGSAPDRTVIGVRATARVLAAVRGGTTTLPVLDGDGPFELRRLRSHGTQARVCIVGAMSAPLGGDRLRIEATVQQGAALHVTSAAATLALRGPTSEHATYDVHLTVGEHAQLHWLPKPLICAAGSDLRQTWTIDLAPSARLVLREEQILGRTGEPPGHVTTRLTVRRGGRTLLDQQAAYGPGEPGWDGPAVLADNRATGQLLVVDPAFEENAPQVQLLGGAPQDGQAVLTPLAGPATLVTAVAPDSLLLRRLLNTAHLPPTLHNG is encoded by the coding sequence ATGACCCTCACCGCCCCCACCCACCCGAAGACCGGATCGGCCCCTGACCGGACTGTCATAGGGGTGCGCGCAACCGCCCGCGTCCTGGCCGCCGTCAGGGGCGGCACCACCACCCTGCCCGTCCTCGACGGCGACGGTCCCTTCGAACTACGCCGCCTCCGCTCACACGGGACCCAGGCGCGGGTGTGCATCGTCGGCGCCATGAGCGCCCCCCTCGGCGGCGACCGGCTGCGGATCGAAGCCACCGTCCAACAGGGCGCGGCGCTCCACGTCACCTCCGCCGCAGCGACCCTCGCCCTGCGCGGTCCAACCTCCGAACACGCCACCTACGACGTGCACCTGACCGTAGGAGAACACGCGCAGCTCCACTGGCTCCCCAAACCGCTGATCTGCGCGGCCGGCAGCGACCTGCGCCAAACCTGGACCATCGACCTCGCCCCCTCCGCACGCCTCGTACTACGTGAGGAACAGATCCTCGGCCGCACCGGCGAACCCCCCGGCCATGTGACGACTCGCCTCACTGTCCGACGCGGTGGACGCACCCTGCTCGACCAACAGGCCGCGTACGGACCGGGCGAACCCGGCTGGGACGGCCCAGCAGTCCTCGCCGACAACCGCGCGACCGGACAACTCCTTGTCGTCGACCCGGCCTTCGAGGAAAACGCCCCTCAAGTGCAGCTTCTCGGTGGCGCCCCGCAAGACGGCCAGGCCGTGCTGACACCGCTCGCCGGCCCCGCGACACTCGTCACCGCCGTCGCCCCCGACAGCCTCCTCCTGCGCCGGCTCCTCAACACAGCACACCTACCGCCAACCCTTCACAACGGGTGA
- a CDS encoding response regulator, with amino-acid sequence MIRVLVADDEPLIRAGIRMILTSADDIEVVAEAADGRDAVELARRHTVDVALLDIQMPLLDGLSALAELGRAAPGIRVLILTTFGERDNVLRALRQGGAGFLLKDTAPGELIAAVRAAAAGKAYLSPTATRHVADSLAAEPAVSRGEEARRRISALTGREREVLALLGEGLSNADAGRRIHMSEATVKTYVSRILAKLGCENRVQAALLARDAGLSA; translated from the coding sequence GTGATCCGCGTCCTCGTCGCCGACGACGAGCCGCTCATCCGGGCGGGCATCAGGATGATCCTCACCTCCGCCGACGACATCGAGGTGGTGGCGGAGGCGGCCGACGGACGCGACGCGGTCGAGCTGGCGCGCCGCCACACGGTGGACGTCGCCCTCCTCGACATCCAGATGCCCCTCCTGGACGGGCTCTCGGCCCTGGCCGAACTCGGCCGGGCCGCCCCCGGTATACGCGTGCTGATCCTCACGACCTTCGGGGAACGCGACAACGTCCTGCGGGCACTGCGCCAGGGCGGGGCGGGCTTCCTGCTCAAGGACACCGCCCCCGGCGAACTGATCGCGGCGGTACGGGCGGCGGCCGCCGGCAAGGCGTACCTGTCCCCCACGGCCACCCGGCACGTGGCCGACTCGCTCGCGGCCGAACCCGCCGTGAGCCGTGGCGAGGAGGCGCGCCGGCGCATCTCGGCACTGACCGGGCGTGAGCGCGAGGTACTGGCACTGCTCGGCGAAGGGCTCTCGAACGCCGATGCCGGGCGGCGCATCCACATGAGCGAGGCCACGGTGAAGACCTACGTCAGCCGCATCCTCGCCAAGCTGGGCTGCGAAAACCGGGTCCAGGCAGCGCTGTTGGCCCGGGACGCCGGCCTTTCGGCCTGA